The Fusarium fujikuroi IMI 58289 draft genome, chromosome FFUJ_chr05 DNA segment CAAAAGCGGGTTGTATGACCATTGCTGCAACCAGGCAATATGGCTTATGAAggttaaaaagatataaggcCGCATCCCCAATTCTgtgcttcatcttcaagatgctttTTGGCATGAAATCCGGGACTGTTATATAGTCGTATAAGTaagtaccttacctagtgGCTTGTGGATTCTCCTCTCACCTCAGTATTCGTTTGCCGACGAGTTCTAGAGAATTCGGTTGAGAAGGGAGACTTGAAGTAAGAAAATCTTGACACGAACATAGAATCTTTGAGTAAAATTGCCAGTAAACAATGTTAACCCTACCATGCGGTACCTTATTCAACTTCTCACGAGTTGAGTCACTCAGGGCCTTCTTTAGGTTAAACTGGCATGTATTACTTTCTGAGATAGTCTCCATGGGCTTCAAAGAAGATGGTATTGACTTAGATATTAATGTCATTTTAAAGCTGGGTTAGGTTACCTACCtgggtacctaggtactagtTAAGGTTGCCAggtactaaatatattaaatgcATCCAATGCTTCGGAAACGCTTCGAATGACGGCGGGTTTCACAGGTACCTTATATAGTACctagataggtaggtaccaaAAGCAGTTAGTTCAACGCAGGAGCCTGTACTAGTGTCTGGAGCTGGAACGTCATCTGGCTTTCACATGGAACATACTTCGTACATAGGGTAcctaataatatctaaccTGCCTTTTCTACCAATCTACTAGTCTTTGGGGGGTCAATGTGACACTTCCTGTCAAATTCACCAAGAAATTAGATTCATATCTACGCGTTTTGCAATCTGGAATTATTTATTTCACTTCATGTCGCTCTGAAGGCTAAAACATTAGTTACGAGATATCCTGGCCCTGTCGCATATCGGTGAGCCACTCGTCACACTGGCTCCATCACTCCTCGCAACCCACAAGCTTCCCAGAGCCTTAACATCACAACGGCTTGCAACGTCGAAATTTGGATGGTGTGTATGTTCGCGGCCATTCAGTGTGAATATGGCACCAGGAACGGCCGAGAAAAAGGTCGAGAGGTCATATCTGAGCTCCGCTGTTGATTCTTTTAATCCTTGGGCTGCTAGTCGCAGCACAACTCCAACTCAAAAAACAAAGACTGAGCAGGAAACGTCAACGGTTGCAACCTCAGCAAACCCTGATGATCACAGCATAACCCACATTTATGGGCAAAGCCTTCGAACATATCCATCAGGATGCCCTCCTCTAAAAGTTCAGTGGTTCCATGCTGTAGATGTTCCCAAGCGGAAACCTCGCCTCAGCAAATCCACACAGCCGGAAAAGCTTTCGACACAACCAAAGAAGTACAACTCGTTTTCCTCTTCGGATTCCAAGGCCTTAGAAGCCGAGTATCAGAAGCTGCTCGAGGAACTAGAGGAGGCCCGGACTCGAGCACCTGGAGATGTGCAGACGGCCCCGAGAAAGCGCAAAGCTGATGTTGCAGATGACACCGCAGACGGACTTGCAAACCAGGAGCGCGGGCTGTCTGGATCGCAGTCAGCTGGAGTTCGTGTTCCCGTGAATGAGGACTTCTTATTCGACGTTGACATTGAATGCCGGGAATTGGCTCCTGTATATTGGCTTGGCCCAGTTTATGATGGTATGCCGCTGTAAAGTTCTTAGTCTGAATACTCGCTAATCGATGGTAGTACGCAGAGGGACATGGTTTTACCACGAAGGCTCTAACTTGCGCCCTTGCGAAGAGAATCTAGCCGCTCAGCTGGAGGAGGTATACTCAATATTAAATGCCACAATTGTCGTGCTCGATCTAACTATGTATACAGGGCTACCTCAAGCTGAAGCCATGGCTATATCCCAGTAAGGCAAACTAAACTTTCATTTGTAACTTTTGACTAAAACACTGTACAGCAAGAGACCGCAGTCCATCAGGAGCTAGAAGGAACCTCACACCGAAAGCGTCGCAAGAGAACTTACATGCAACAGCTCAGGGTGGAGCCGAGCAAACTGGCCAGACGCCAGTTGCTGATGGTTCTACAACTGAACCATCGTCTCGTGGCCAAGCCCAGCCCCAGTCATACCGATTATTTGGAACATACATGAACAGTTTGGCCACATACCATGATGCAAGCACTGCCTATTTAAATACGGATGGTATGCTTTCTTGGGTGACCTCTTCTATGTACCAAAGATTCGCTGGTGGGAGCTATATGAGCGGAGTGAGACTGGTTCGCGGCTATTCAGAACCTAgcaagaataaagaaaaagacatcGACACCGACAAGGgcaagagggaagagaaacaACCCAAAGCAGCTGACTCAGGTATTCTGCTGGACgaaaaacaacaaaagagTCTGAAGCGAAGATCAGCTCCGCCCACCACCCGTGCTTCACATGAAGACCTTGCTCAGAATGGCAGCGACAATACTCCGACCCAAGATCCTCGGCGCGCAACACTTCAACGCCAGCTTTCTTCCCTCCTTGAGGGAGAAGGAAAGACAAAAgcggagaaggaagaagacatACGGAGGCgtgaagagcaagagatACAAGACGATTACAATGCACAGGTCGGCGAAACCCAAGGACGTGAAATCGAGCATCTGGTGCTTGTCACACATGGTATAGGTCAGCTCCTTAGTTTACGGTACGTCCTATATGCAACGACTTGTGATTATCCTCAACTGActagtattattattagaatgGAGAGTGTCAATTTTGTTCACGATGTCAATGTCCTCCGCAAGACAATCAAGTCAGTGTATGCCAACTCAGCAGATCTGAAAGCATTGAACTCGGAACTTGGGGCTGGACCCGGTAACTGCAGGGTACAGGTTCTTCCCGTTTGCTGGAGACATCTGCTGGACTTTCCCAAGAAGCGtgagaagaagggagagCGTGACCTGGGAGATgtagacgatgatgaagatgagtgtTAGTATACACACATCATATCCTTGCTAGCCGCCATGTTGCTGACTTGACCGATACTGTAGATCCATCCTTGGACGACATTACTATCGAAGGGGTGGCATTCGCACGTTCCCTGATCTCGGACCTTGCCTTAGATGTTTTGCTATACCAAAGCTCGTACAGGGCTCAAATCTCGAGGATTGTGCTAAATGAATGCAACAGAATCTTCAAACTATtcaaagaaagaaatccTGATTTCAGAGGAAAGGTTCACTTGATGGGCCACTCTCTGGGTTCCGCGATTCTCTTTGATTTACTTTGCCAGCAAAAGCGGGATCAGTCCGCTGAGCCGAAGTCTGTTCTACGGTTATGGCCAGCTCAGAATATTTCAGAAACACCCAACAAGGACCAtgatctcagccttgagTTCAAAGTCGAGGATTTCTTTTGCCTGGGTTCTCCAATCGGTCTCTTTCAGATGCTCAAGGGACAGTGTGTCTCATTATCCCTAGAGAAACGTTCCAACACTAACGTGATTTCAGAACAATAGCGGCCAGACACCGCAACGCATCATCTGACATCAGAGATATTCACGGGGGAAGTACACAAGGGGAATGTTTTCGAACCGCACCGCTTTCTTCAGGAGTAGAGCAGATATCCCCCTTGACTGGTCTTCCTATGTCTGtctcatcaccaaagatTCAGCAGCTCTTTAACATCTTCCACCCATCTGATCCAATTAGTTACCGCCTAGAGCCGCTGATATCTCCGACTATGTCTACACTCAAGCCCCAACTGTTACCATACACGAAAAGAGGAATATTCGGCAATGTCGCCCCACAGGGATTGACGGGAATCGGAGCAAAAGTCGGACAGAGCGTTAGCGGACTGTGGTCAAGCCTCAGTGCTGGCATCGCCAGTAACCTGCTCAATCGATCACTAGGCTTGAGTAACGAAGAGGTTGCACGGATTACCGCCAGCGCCGAAGGCACAGGCCCAGAGACAGGAGCCAAGACAGCAAACCGAGACGTGCCAAATGCTGCAGAGAAACGGGAAGCCACGGATGCACGtatgaagaagcttgcggACTCTGCGTCTGTGTCCGACTCCGGAGCCGGTGACCGTAACCCGACACTGATCGACGAAGAAATCGAAACCTTGTATTCCAATTTCCAAAAGAATCGTGCAGGGCCAAATAAGGACCAGGAAACAACAGGAACAGGAATAGAAAAAGCAACAGCTGACGACGATAAGAAGGCGCGCAAGATGCGCAAGGAAGAAGCTAAAGTCCGAGCACTCAACCGCAACGGCCGAGTTGACTATAGCATTCAAGAGTAAGTACTTTGCCAAGCACAGTAATGCGAAAAGCAAACAAAGGTTAACGTTGGACACAGGAGCGTCCTGGATTTCAATCCCATCAATACCATTGCATCTCACATGGCTTACTGGGCTGATGAGGACGTAAACCATTTCGTACTCTCGCAGCTGCTATCGAACAGGTCGAGTGTGAAGAGGAATGAGACTGAGCCTCCATCGAAGAACGAGTAAACTAGAAGTTGGGAAGGACGATACAATATGGAGATCTGGCAGAGAACATCTCAAAGTCGTACAATGTGGAATGTCGCTTGTCAACCTCGAGAGCCAACTTCTCGAGCACCTGTCGAGTTGGATTTGATAGGTTTATATTAGTAGATTTATGCAATGAACTTGGCTACTAATCTAACTTGGGTCGTGCACCAAAAGTTTAGAAAAATTGGAAACATAGAATTATAAAAGGCTGAGCTATTGATACTCACCCTATTCGCTCAAAGATGGTAAAGTTTTTGGCTGGACGATAGATGCTTGTGCCTCTTCATGTTATCCAACATAAGGTATCCATATCAAGTATCCTCCGCCGAATGATTCATCCTACTGTAGTGCCTCTATGACTCCCGTCTTACTTCAACAGGCGGGGCCCTTCGAGCCTGAGGTACTTTGGATGCTTGGGTGGCTGGCTGGCACCCCGCGTGTCGACAGTATGGTGGGGTACGACACTAAGAACGGGACCCTCTTCGCAGGTGATGGAAATTTTGCGACGGAATCCACGCCTCTCGACCTTGGACATTGCATTTTGCGCTGCGACCTCCAACCTGTCTGGTCATGTACATCAAACTCGAAAGCGCAACACTTCAGGAAGCTTTTAGCCTAAGCCTGTCGTGATCCAAACCCACGGCCACTGCGTATTGCATATCTTCAGACCCGCGATCGGCATCTCATACCTTCCGACGCTTCCAGCACCCGAGCTCGCAGCTTTTCGCAACAACCCAACCCTCAACCCCACGACACCCAAGAATAAATACTGCTGCTATCAACGATGGCGATCGCTGCATCCGTTGACAGCCCCGTCAAGCAGCAGCTTGTGGATAAGCTGCCAAAGCGGTTCAAGGGCATCAAGTTTGGTATCCAGTGAGTTTGACTTCGTGTGGTGGCATGGTCACCACTCTTATCTTGGTCCCCCAAGCTGACTTTACAACCTTGGTTAGATCCAATCAAGATATCGCCAACCAAGCTGTTCTCGAGGTTTCCGACCGTTTGCTCTATGACATTGAGAATAACCGCGCTCCATATCGCCACGGCCCTCTAGACTCTCGACTGGTATGTGATGCTGTTAACGACTTGGCAACAGTAATAGTTCAATTCTCATTCTATTTTAGGGCACATCGAGTAAGCAAGGAAGATGTTCGACTTGTCAAGAATCCCTCAAGGATTGCAATGGGCATTTTGGCCATGTCCGTCTTCCTTTACCCGCCTTCCATGTGGGCTATCTTCGCTTTATTATGTCAATTCTCCAGGAAATTTGCAAGGTAAGCTAGCCGTTCTTGTATGAATGACTCCTATATAGAGAGTTAATGCTTTCCTAGGACTGCGGCCGAGTCTTGCTCGAAGAGCCCGAACGACAACAGTTTCTCAAGGAACTGAGACGACCGTTTCTGGATAACTTGCGACGGACCCAGATATGCAAAAAGATTAATGAGCAGTGCCGGAAGATTAAGACGTGCCCTTACTGTGGCTCTCTGAATGGCCAAATTCGAAAGATCGGTGTTCTCAAGCTTGCTCACGACAAGTTTGTTGCTTACAATAAATCAACTGCTGTGAAGAAAGTCCCGCCAGAGAGCAAGATAAAATTTGACAACTCCTTCAACGAGGCAAAACGCGAGAACCCAGAGCTGGACAAACACCTCAGGAAAGCTATGGAAGACCTCAACCCCCTCAGAgttctcaatctcttcaaaaTGATCAGTCCCACCGACTGCGAGCTTCTAGGTCTGGATCCCACAGAAGGACGACCAGAGATGTTTATCTGGCAATTCCTGCCCGCTCCCCCTGTCTGTATCAGACCATCCGTCGCTCAAGACAACGCGAGCAATGAGGACGACATCACGACCAAACTAGCTGATATCGTGTGGGTTAGCGGTATGATTCGGTCTGCTCTGCAGAAAGGCTCTCCAGTACAAACCATCATGGAACAGTGGGAGTATCTACAGACTCAGATTGCCATGTATGTCAATAGTGACGTTCCTGGCCTTCAACAACCCGGGTTTGGTAAAGCCACGAGAGGTTTCTGCCAGCGTCTGAAGGGCAAACAAGGTCGCTTCCGTGGCAACCTTTCCGGAAAGCGTGTTGACTTTTCAGGAAGAACCGTCATCTCCCCTGACCCTAACCTTGGTATTGACCAAGTTGCTGTGCCACAACTAGTTGCGAAGAACCTGACCTACCCAGAAAGGGTTCAGCGACAcaacctcgagaagcttcgCCAATGCGTCAAAAATGGACCAGACATTTGGCCAGGAGCCCAGCGGGTCATAAAGTCAGATGAAGGTGGCTACTTACAATCTCTCAAATTCGGCAATAGAGAGTACATAGCTCGAGACCTCAAGTTTGGTGACATTGTTGAACGGCACCTTGAGGATAACGACATTGTTCTCTTTAATCGTCAACCTTCTCTGCACAAGCTAAGTATCATGAGCCATCTCGCCAAAGTTCGCCCCTGGAGAACCTTTAGGTTGAATGAATGTGTTTGTGGACCTTATAATGCCGACTTCGACGGCGATGAAATGAACCTTCATGTGCCACAGACGGAGGAGGCTCGTGCCGAGGCCATCAATCTGATGGGCATCAAGCACAATCTAGCCACACCAAAGAATGGTGAACCTGTCATTGCTGCTACTCAGGATTTCATCACAGCAGCTTTCCTGCTCAGTAGTAAAGACCGGTTTTTTGACCGCAAGACCTTTACCTATCTCTGCATGCACATGATGGACGGGAAGACACACCTGGACATGCCACCTCCAGCCATTATTGCACCTCAATCGCTGTGGACGGGCAAACAACTCTTCAGTATGCTCATGAGACCCAACAAGGACTCGCCTGTCAAGGTCAATCTTGACGCAAAATGCAGAGCTTACAAAGCGCGACCTGGCCAATGCCCCGATATGGACCCCAACGACGGATGGCTTGTTGTCCGCAACTCGGAAGTCATGTGTGGTCGCATGGACAAGTCGACTGTCGGAACTGGAAAAAAAGATTCAATTTTTTATGTGATTCTCCGTGATTTTGGACCAGACGAAGCTGTCATTGCCATGAACAGGCTGGCTAAACTATGT contains these protein-coding regions:
- a CDS encoding phosphatidic acid-preferring phospholipase A1-like protein; translation: MAPGTAEKKVERSYLSSAVDSFNPWAASRSTTPTQKTKTEQETSTVATSANPDDHSITHIYGQSLRTYPSGCPPLKVQWFHAVDVPKRKPRLSKSTQPEKLSTQPKKYNSFSSSDSKALEAEYQKLLEELEEARTRAPGDVQTAPRKRKADVADDTADGLANQERGLSGSQSAGVRVPVNEDFLFDVDIECRELAPVYWLGPVYDVRRGTWFYHEGSNLRPCEENLAAQLEEGYLKLKPWLYPTRDRSPSGARRNLTPKASQENLHATAQGGAEQTGQTPVADGSTTEPSSRGQAQPQSYRLFGTYMNSLATYHDASTAYLNTDGMLSWVTSSMYQRFAGGSYMSGVRLVRGYSEPSKNKEKDIDTDKGKREEKQPKAADSGILLDEKQQKSLKRRSAPPTTRASHEDLAQNGSDNTPTQDPRRATLQRQLSSLLEGEGKTKAEKEEDIRRREEQEIQDDYNAQVGETQGREIEHLVLVTHGIGQLLSLRMESVNFVHDVNVLRKTIKSVYANSADLKALNSELGAGPGNCRVQVLPVCWRHLLDFPKKREKKGERDLGDVDDDEDEYPSLDDITIEGVAFARSLISDLALDVLLYQSSYRAQISRIVLNECNRIFKLFKERNPDFRGKVHLMGHSLGSAILFDLLCQQKRDQSAEPKSVLRLWPAQNISETPNKDHDLSLEFKVEDFFCLGSPIGLFQMLKGQTIAARHRNASSDIRDIHGGSTQGECFRTAPLSSGVEQISPLTGLPMSVSSPKIQQLFNIFHPSDPISYRLEPLISPTMSTLKPQLLPYTKRGIFGNVAPQGLTGIGAKVGQSVSGLWSSLSAGIASNLLNRSLGLSNEEVARITASAEGTGPETGAKTANRDVPNAAEKREATDARMKKLADSASVSDSGAGDRNPTLIDEEIETLYSNFQKNRAGPNKDQETTGTGIEKATADDDKKARKMRKEEAKVRALNRNGRVDYSIQESVLDFNPINTIASHMAYWADEDVNHFVLSQLLSNRSSVKRNETEPPSKNE